Genomic segment of Geminocystis herdmanii PCC 6308:
ATGATCCCATTCAGACAGATCAAACCCTAGAAAGCCTTTTTCTCAAAGCCTACGATATTCTACAGGATTTATTAGAACGTTTACAAGGACCTTTAGGGTTATCTGATGACGAAGGTGAGCAAATTATGGAAACCGCCGAGCCTCATTTTGTGGAATTATTAAATTATATTCAACAATTAGCAGATGGAGAAATACCAGTACCTTCCGTTACTTCTGCTTCTGTTCGTGCTTCTAGTCCTTCCCTGACAGCGATTCCTAGTGATGAAGTTGTCTCCCAAGTCAGGCAGGTATTGCAACAAATGCTAGTTATTTTTAAACAAGATGCAACCCCTAGTAATCGACAACAATTACAAACTATTTGCGATAAACTAGGTCAAATTGCACCCACAGAAAATGGTTGGCAAAACTTGATCAAATGTGCAAAACAGGCGATCGCTAATCCGAAACATTCCTATCGTTTATTAGCTCCTGTCGTCATTAAAGAAGTGAAATTAGCAGGGGATTGTTTAGAAGTGGGTAAAGGCTCAGAAATTGCTCCTTCTCAGGGATTAGAACAATTAGCTTACTCTAAATTACCACAAGTTTTAATCAGTGTTGATCCTAGTATTGCGGCTGAAACCATTTCTAAAATTTTCAATCGAGAACAAATTTCTAAGTTGGTGAATTTACTCCAAGCTACTCATTAAACAAGGAGACAGGTGGACGGGTGGATAGGGTGAACGAAATTTTGGTTGGGAATGCCTAAATTTTCGCTGGTTGGGGTATTGGGGATTGGAGGATTGGGGTATTGGGGATTGGAGGATTGGAGGATTGGGGGATTGGGGGATTGAGGATATTTTCCCCTAACACCCTAACACCCTAACATTCGAGACATTATCTGACTTGCCAACTATTTTTTCGCTCACTCAGGTGGATAGGTGGACAGGAAGTTGGGGATAATTTGTTTATTGTTAATTGTTCATTATTAATTCTTATGTTGCCTTTTTTAACTAATTTGCTCGATCGAGCTAGTCCTTATTTACAACCTATCTATTTTGTCATAGCATGGGTTTTTTTTGGTATTTTAATCTCCACCTTAATTGTTAGTTTAAGAGATATTAAAAAACGAGGGGAAATTATGCACCAAATTCCTTGTAGTCGATGTCAATATTTTACTAATAATTATCGTCTTAAATGTACCTTACAACCTTTGATTGCTAATACTGAATTAGCCATCGATTGTGCAGATTTTACCCTCAAAAAAAGTTAAAATAAATATTATCATCACCATAAATTTTATTATGAATAAATATCTGCTTTTAACTACTCTTTCGATCGTGCCGATCGTAACATTTATTGAGCGTTCTCATAGTTCTTCTCCTTGTTATTTAATTGACGCTAACGGAAATCAAGTTAATCTTGGTTTTGTCTGCGATGTCATTAAGCCCACAACTCCCAATACGGTTACAACTCCTCCACCTCCTACCGCAACCAATAATCCTCCCGTGTCACCCACTGGCGAAAATACGGCTTCTCCCACAAATCCAGTAACAAATGTCGGTAATGTCATCACAACCCCCCAAGAAGAAACATCTCCATCACGTTCTACACGGCGTATTCTTCGGATACTTGATAATCGGAGTAATTCAAGTCCTACTAACCCATAGTCATTAAAATAGTTATTAATTTTGCTGAATAAATCTTATTTTACTTCGATCGTAATTGTGCTTAATAATGTACCTAAATATCTTGATAACTTGTTGAAAAATGTAGTAAATCAAGGAGAACAATTAGGAGAATATGAGGTTATTATTATTAATAATATTCCTCTCAAAAAACAATCTCAAGATTTTACTGAAATTATCAAAAAATATCAAGTTATTAATAGAAAAAACTTAGAGTTTAGGGAGATTTATACAACTATATTAGATATTTGTCAAGGGGAAATTCTTATTTTTTTTGATGGAAATTATTGTCCAGATGAAGACTGGCTAGAACAGATAATTAATCCTTTTCAAGACTCTAAAATTAACGTTGTTGCTGGAGAAATTTGTACAGTTAAAAACGATCATATGTTCAAAAAATTAAGTAATTTATATCATAAATTTATCTCTAAAAATAAGTTTCCAAGGAACAATTTTTATGACCATCAAATAGCTAATATTGCCCTAAGAAAAGACTTTATTAAACAACAAAAATATCTTAATTTAACTACAATTAACCCTAAAGAAATAAGTTTTTATTATCGTATTTTAAGAGAAATTGAATCGGAAATAATTTATAATACTTCTGCTATAGTTTATGATTATAAGCTCGATATTGTCGATCGAACTTAATGTTTTAATTATTAAATTTTACTTTTTTATACAATTCTTTTAAACTTATATCAATGTGAATTGAAGTTAACTTAATTATCGCATTTTCTCCTCGATAATCTTTTAATAACCATTCATTTTGTGGAGTTTTCTTAAACTGTTTCACATAATATTGATATTGATCAATTAAAAGATATTCTTCAAAAGTTGGTAACGTACGATAACTGTCAAATTTATCATTTTGATCATAATCTTTAGTAGAATTAGATAAAACTTCGACAATTAAAATAGGATTAATAACCGTACTTATTCCCTTTCCTTCATAAATAGGCTCTCCTTTTATTACCATGACATCGGGATAGGTATAACGCTTATAATCTTCTATCCATAAACGCACATCTCCGATATAAATTTGATATTGTTCATCATCTAAAAGAGATAATAATAAGGCGTAAAATTTTCCTGCTAAAATATTGTGATTAGTTGTGCCTCCTGTCATAGCGATAATTTCTCCATTATGGTATTCGTGTTTTTCTGCTGATTTTTCTTCTAAAATTAAGTATTCTTCACGGCTATAAACTTTTTTTTCTTCGGTTTTTATGGGAGTTGCTAAAATCATATTTTGTTCTCCGTTGTTTATTTTTAATTCTATGATAGCTTTATCAAAAAATATGAGCAAAGAATCGATCGAAAATCACAAAACTCGATATTATTTGACTTTTAATAAATCAAAAGTTCAGACTTGCGCAAATGTCATTTCGAGGTTATTTTAAAATCTCAAAACCTTCGATTTTTTGTAAAAATGCGCAAGTCATGAAAAAGTCAGCTTGACAGAACTTCAGGGAGTTCAAAGTTGAATTTAACTTGTTTTTGGATGGTTTCACTCAACCATGAATTAAACAATTCATCTAATAATCTTCTCCTCATATTTTGATCTAATTGAGCGGCGATATATTTCTCTAGCCTTAAAACAACCACCCATTCCCCAATTCGGCAAGGGGGTAATACCTGCCCCGGTTGAGAAGTCATTAATCTTTGGGCAATTTCTGGATGTGGTACATTTAATTCCACTGGTCCAATTAATCCCCCCGTTTCGGCTTCTGCACCTTGAGAATGTTGCCTTGCTAATTCCGTAAACTCTTTTTCTCCTTCACAGGCACGAAAATATAATTCTTGGGCTTCCCCTGCATTACGAGTACGAATTAAGGAATAAACTATTTTGTCTAGTTGTTTTTTCCGCTTGAGGTAATAATTTTGTAACTCCGTTCCCCAAGTTTTTTCTTTATACTTTTCTAGTTTTATACCCCTTAAAATTCTTTTTTGTAGTTGTTCTCTAGTTAAATAATTTTTTTCTAACCAAATCTTTAATTTTTCCGTATCTTGGGGATTTAACTGCATCTGCATGAAGAATTGTTGTTCAGCCATAGCAGTTTCTTCTGGTGTACATTCTATAGGTTCGATCGCACTATCTAAAATAATTTCTTTGGCAAGGGGGGCGATCATTTGTTTTTCTGCTAAAAAAGAGAATATATTTTCTTGAGTAATAACAATATTGCCGACTTCTAAACTAGGATTCATAAATAGTAATCAAAAAAAACATAACATAAAATACTATAGCAACGAATGAATGGAAAATGGAAAATGGAAAATGGAGAATTGAGAATGGAGAATGGAGAATTGAGAATTGAGAATGAATAATAAACATCTCCAAAAATAAAAAATAAATTAATTTCAATATCAAAATTATTTACTGTAATAGTACGTTGTTGTGTATTGAAATTAGTCGCTTTAGCCGACACTTCGACTCGGTTATCGAGCGTAGTCGAGATACAGTGCATCGCTTGTGCTATTAACCATGAAATTTATTTCTTGGTGGATTATGATATACCATCTAAATCACTTACAAATTATTGATTTTGTCAAATTTTCTGTAACAAATTGTTTCGCCAACCGATTCATTAATTACACGATAGGTTATTGATGAACACCTAACACCCATTTATTCTTCATTATCAATTCTGCATTCTGCATTCTCAATTCTCCATTATTTACATTTCTTTACAAAATGACGAAGTTTTGATATAAAATGTATCAATTTAAAAAAAAATAAAATTCAAGAGGTTAAAAGCTCTCTATGTATATAGTTCATATTGCTTCAGAGTGCGCACCTGTAATTAAGGCAGGAGGATTAGGGGATGTTGTCTATGGCTTGAGTCGAGAAATTGAAAATCAAGGTCATACAGTAGAAATTATTTTGCCTATGTATGATTGTATGCGTTATGATCATATTTGGGGTTTACATGATGCCTATAAAGATTTATTTGTGCCTTGGTATGATAGTACTATTCATTGTTCAGTGTTTTGTGGTTGGGTACATGGACGATTATGTTTCTTTATACAACCCCATTCAGAAGATCATTTCTTCGATCGAGGCTGTTATTATGGGCAAGAAGATGACAATATGAGGTTTGCTTTTTTCTCAAAGGCGGCTTTAGAGTTTCTTTTTGTGAGTAATAAGCGCCCTGATGTTATCCATTGTCATGATTGGCAAACGGGGTTAATTCCTGTGATGCTGTATGAGATGTATAAATGGCATGGTATGGCGAATCAACGAGTATGCTATACCATTCACAATTTTAAACATCAGGGAATTTGTGGCAAGGAAGTATTAAAAGCTACGGGTTTAAATAACGATGAATACTATTTTAACTACGATCGACTCCAAGACAATTTTAATCCTTTTGCCTTGAATATGATGAAAGGGGGTATTGTTTATTCTAACCATGTGAATACGGTTTCCCCTCACCATGCTTGGGAGGCAAGATATAGCGGTGTTAGTTACGGTTTAGGACATACTTTAGAACTTCATCATTATAAGTTTAATGGTATTCTTAACGGGATCGATCGAAATATTTGGAATCCTGAAGTAGATACTTTTATCCCTTATCAGTACAATATCGATAACCTTGAAGATAAAGCCAAAAATAAAAAAGCCTTACGAGAAAGACTATTATTGAAGGAGAATAAAAAACCCATCGTTGCCTATATTGGCAGACTCGATCGACAAAAAGGAGTAGAATTAGTACACCATGCCTTATATTATTCTCTTCATCGTAACGCTCAATTTGTCCTATTAGGTTCAGCTACAGAAGCCTCTATTAACAACTGGTTTTGCCATGAAAAATACTATCTCAATAATAATCCAGACTGTCACTTAGAACTAGGTTTTAATGAAGAATTAGCCCATTTAATTTATGCAGGAGCGGATATTATTGTTGTACCAAGCGATTACGAACCCTGTGGTTTAACTCAAATGATTGGGTTAAAATATGGTACAGTGCCCGTAGTGCGTGGCGTTGGCGGTTTAATTGATACCGTTTTTGATAAAGATAACGACTTAAATCACCCCGAAGAAAAAAGAAACGGATTTGTTTTTTACCAAACAGATTATAATGCCTTAGAATCAGGTTTAGAAAGGGCGATCGGATTATGGCATTATTTTCCGAAAGAGTTTGAAAAATTACAAAAACAAGGGATGAATTATGATTATTCATGGAAAAATCCCGCCCAAAGATATATCGATCTTTACGACTTTTTACGGCATAAATAAAATTAAGGTAATTTTCGATCGTCTCCCAAACCCTGTTTTTTTTTAGCAAGGCATTTTCAAAGTCGAGGCAAAATTACTTTTTATGAGTTCAATTTATTGAACGAAAACTGTTAGCCTCGTCAATTTATTGCGAGGCAATTATGTTAATTTTATCCTCCTGCTGGGCGTTTTGTGAGTCGAAACCATTATCCCAACGTGTAATGAATCGCGCAGCGTTGCGAGGCACGAAGCAATCTACATCTAATAGATATCGTTTTTATAAATTGAACTCAATTTTCATAAAAAATATCACGTTTTTAAATCATAATTGATTTTTATTATTAGAAAAAATCCCCCTAATACTCTAATACCCTAATACTTTAATACCTCAACATTGCTACTATAGTTTTAGGCAACAAAAATTAATATTAACGTTGATAAATAAATAGTCTTTATCGGAAGAATTAGTTATATCTTATAGATAGACACAGCAATAAATTTATGATCAATCAATGATTATTATAGAAACATTTGAAAAATTATTGAAAATAAAGAAAATGCTTATATATTGTCAGTTATAGATAAGATTTAATTAAAAATTCATGGGGTAAAGCTATGATACAAGATGATGAATTGAGAGAAATTTATAAAATTTCTAGTCAAGAGCATTTAGAAAAAATGGAAACGGGTTTATTAGAGTTAGAAAAAAACCCGAATGAGTTAGACTCGATCGAAGAATTATTAAGAGAAGCCCATAGTTTAAAAGGGGATTCTCGGATTGTGGAAGTGGAATCAGTGGAAAATTTAGCCCATTCCATTGAAGATATTTTAGGAGATATAAAAAAAGGTAAATTAACTCTAACTCCGAATATTAGCGATCGACTTTATGAAACTTTAGACGCTATGAAAAAATTAGTTCATGAAGCCGTTACCGATGAACCTAGTGACATTGATGTAGAATTAACCTTAAATAATTTAATAAAGAGTGTTTATGGTGAAGAAGAAACTTCCTCCATCGGTGTAGAAATACATATCACCATGACAGAAATTGATCCTAATCCTGTTTATATTGAAGACGAAGAATTAAGGGATATTTATTTAGTAACAGGAATAGAACACGTTGAAAACATACAATCGGCTTTAGAAGACTTAAAAAATCATTGGGATAATTACGATCGATTTGACTATTTATTACGAGAATTGCACAGTTTAAAAGGGGATTCTCGGATTATGGGCATAGAAAGTATTGCTGTGATTTCCTCTGGATTAGAAGAAATAATGAGAATGGCACAAAAAGGAGAGTTAAACATCGACAGCTATCAAAATGTAATGTATCCTCGTCTCAAAGATACTTTACACGGTATCAAAGAAATCATCTTTGAAAGTACCACAGGTAAACCTAGCGGTATCAATCCCAATCAACTATTACAAATCTTAACCTTTAAAAATCATGATTCGATCGTGAAACGGCGCAGCGCGATCGAAGAATCTTTCCCTGAGTCAAACGATTTCCTAGAATTTGACACCATGGATTTACTAGATTCAGAAGAATCTCCGGAAATCACCATTGATATAGTACCTGAAACACCTCTTATAGAGGAAACACCCCCCACAGCAGAGACTCAAATAGTTCAACAATCTCCCCCCGAAATAAAACCACAATCATCACAAAAACAGCAGAAAAAATCAGCAAACAATCATAATAACAACAAAGAAGAACCCTATAAAATCGATACCATTAGAGTTCAAACCCGTCATTTAGACGCATTAATGACTCAAACGGGGGAATTAACCGTTACCAAAATCCGCATTGCTCATTTTGCCTCCCAGATGGAACAAATGGTCAATCTTTGGGAAGATTGGAAAATGGGTAAAATGCAGAATCGTTATCGTAAAGGTAACATCTATACAGGAGAAAATGATACCTTTGAAAATCGTATTGAAACCCTAATTCAAGACTTAAAAAATTCTGCCAATGATAACAGTACAAGGTTAGAATTAATTGCAGATCAATTAGAATCAAAAATCAAAACCTTACGATTATTACCCTTATCTAATGTTTTTAGTTTTTTCCCTCGTTTAGTGCGAGATTTGTCGAAACAGGAAAATAAAGAAGTGGAATTAGTTATTCAAGGAGAAGACACCGTTGCCGATAAGTATATCTTAGAGTTAATCAAAGACCCTCTTTTACATCTAATTCGTAATAGTATTGATCATGGATTGGAAACTCCCGAAGAAAGAATCAATGCAGGTAAATCTCCTCAAGGTACGATCGTACTTAAAGGTTATCAGACTTCTAGTAATATTTTCATCGAAGTTCAAGACGATGGTAGGGGTTTAGACATCGAAAAAATTAAGGAAACGGCGTTAAGACGGGGTTTATATCGCCCTGATGAGTTAAGCGCCATGACTAGAAGTCAAATTCAAGCCTTAATTTTTGAACCCGGATTTTCCACTCGTACCTTTATTACAGAAGTTTCGGGCAGGGGTGTTGGTTTAGACGTAGTGAAAACTAACGTTGAACGATTAAAAGGCTCGATCGAGATCATCTCTGAAACTGGCAAAGGCACAACCTTCCGCCTTCAATTAGGCACAACCTTAGCCACCGCTAACGTTTTATTAGTCAAAATCTTTGGCATTACCCACGCCATCCCCATCGAATTTGTCCAAACATCCTTATTAGTTTCCCCCGATGAAATTTTTGCTATAGAAGGCAAACAAACCATCAACTTCGATAATTCTGCGGTGTCAGTGGCTTTTCTCTCCGAGTTGTTGGAGTTAGGAGTATCTCAAGACAATACCACTGTTCAGCGTAGTATTCCCTGTGTTGTCATTCATATCGGCAAAGAGCAATTTGGGTTATTGGTAGATGAAGTGACAGATACTCAAGACGTAGTTATTAAACCTCAGAGTAAACTTTTAAAAAGAATCCGTAACGTAAGTGGTTCAACTATTCTCGGCACAGGGGAAGTCTGTACTATTCTCAATCCTCAAGATTTACTTGCCTCCATCCAAAAACGCAATTTAACAGGTAAAGTCGCTCGAAATGTCGATGCCGAAAAAGCGCGCGATCGAGCTACCATCTTATTAGCAGAGGATTCGATCGCCACTCGAACCCAAGAAAAACGCATCTTAGAAGGTGCAGGATTTGAAGTAGTCACGGCAGTTGACGGCTTAGACGCATGGCACAAAATCAAAACCCGCAAATTTGATGCCGTAGTCTCCGATATACAAATGCCCAACCTCAATGGTTTAGAATTTACTACAAAAATTAGGCAAGATCATCAATTTAGTGAATTACCAGTCATCTTAGTATCTTCTTTAGCTTCTGATGACGATCGAAAACGAGGGGCAGAAGCTGGGGCAAATGCCTATATTATCAAAGGGAAATTTAATCAAGACATATTGATTGAAACCATCCAAAGGCTAATTTAAGAATTAAGAATTAAGAATTAAGAATAAAAACTCTCCTTGTCCACCTCACCTGTCTTCCTGTCCACCTGTCTTCCTGTCCACCTGTCCACCTGTCCACCTGTCCACCTGTCCACCTGTCCACCTGTCTTCCTGTCCACCTGTCCACCTGTCCACCTGTCTTCCTGTCCACCTGTCTTCCTGTCCACCTGTCCACCTGTCCACCTGTCTTCCTGTCCACCTGTCCACCTGTCTCCCTGTCTTCCTGTCCACTTGTCCACCCCACCTGTCCACCTGTATTACTTGGCTTCACTAAAACGAGGAGTCATACAATAAGGACAATCTAACCATTGTTGTTCTAACTCAGCATCACAATTACTACAAACTAAAGAAGTTTTACGTTTAGCTTTCAATTCCGATTCTAAACCAGAGTCGGTAAAAGTCACCCTTTCAACTTCCTCTAAAGTTGTGTGTCCTTGACGGACTAAGTTAAGACTGTAAGCCAAAATGGTTGTCATGCCTTCTTCTACGGCGGCTTCCTTAATCATGTCGGTAGTAGCACCTTGGTTGATGAGTTTTTCTAGTCTTTCACTCATAACCATAAATTCATATACCCCTACCCGTCCTTTATAACCACTACCGCCACATTTTAAGCAAACTGTACCGTTAGCATTCGCAGTTTGTAAAGCCTCCCCATTTAAGGTTTTGGCACGATAAAAAGTCACGGAATCTTCATTAGATGCGGACATCCCAAAACGGGCTAATTCCTCTCTGGTGGGGTGATAGGCTTCTTTACATTCACTGCAAACTCGACGCATGAGACGTTGAGCTAATACCCCTAGTAATGCCCCAGAAATCATAAAGGGTTCAACTCCCATTTCATCTAAACGAGCGATCGCCCCTGCTGCATCGTTAGTGTGGAGGGTTGTTAATACTAAGTGTCCTGTTAAAGCGGCCTCGATCGCAGTTTTAGCGGTTTCAGCGTCTCTGGTTTCACCCACAAGAATAATATCAGGGTCTTGACGCATAAAAGCCCGTAGAATAGATGCAAAGTTCATGCCTTTTTCTCGAATTACCTGAACCTGAGTAATACCGGGTAAAGCGTACTCGATCGGGTCTTCTGCTGTACTAATATTCACCCCCGGATCATTTCTTTCCGCTAAAACGGAATATAAACTGGTGGATTTACCCGATCCTGTAGGTCCTGTAACTAAGATTAAGCCAAAAGGACGACTAGCAATATCCCTGACTTTTTCTAAGGTTTCTTGATCACTGATGAGGAAATCTAGCCCTAATTGAGTGGCAGAGTTATCCAGAATCCGTAAACAAACTTTTTCCCCGTAACGACTGGGTAAAGTATTCATGCGAAAATCAACGGTACGCCCTTGAAACTTACGACGGATTTTTCCATCTTGGGGTAAGCGACGCTCAGAAATATCCAATTCTCCCATAATTTTAAAACGGGCAGTTACTGCGGGGATAATGTGTTTAGGAAGGGAAAAATATTGTCGCAATACTCCATCTTTACGCAGTCGAACTCGAAAAGTTTCTTCTTGAGGTTCAATGTGAATATCAGAAGCTCCTTCTTGTATAGCTTTGATTAAAATTTTGTTAACTAATTCAATAATAGGTGCTTGATTTGCCTCATTAGAAGAAGCTAAATCATCTCCTCCTTCTTCGTCTCCATCTTCTAAATTAGTCTCTCCTAAATCATCGACAATAGAGCTGACATCTCCTAATTGTTCTAGCTCTTTTCTCTTGTTTTTCGCTTCTTGTATTTTTTTGCGTTCTTTTTCTTCTACATAATATTTAGCCAGTAATTTATCATAATCTTCTTCGGTGATCACAATTCTTTGTAATCCTAATCCTTTTGAGCGCAATAGTTTTTTGACATCGTCTAAAGCCTGTAAATCATCAGGATTAACCATGGCGATGACTAATATCGGAGGATCACCATCAATACGCTGTAAAGGTAATAATTTACGATTACGACATATTTGTATAGGTATGATGGATTCAATTAATTCCGTCATGTGTTCTGAGGCGATGTCTTCCGATTCGGGATCAACACAATCCACACCGTAAAGAATTTTTAGTTCAAATAGATGATGTTGTTTATATTGACGAACTAATTCGGGAGATAATGCCCTTTGAGTAAGTTGTTCTAAAACTTTAACAAGGGGTTTTTTGCTATTTCGTACCTCTACCAGTGCGTTTCTTAATTGATCTTTATTAATGTACCCTGATTGTATTAGTTTATTTCCAAAAGGATTGAAGTAGTCTGGACTAACAAGAGCAGTTCTCAATTTTTCTTGTTTTTGAGCGGAGGAAGAAATAGGAGTTTGAGTCATAGTATATTCTTTAAATATATTTATAATAAGATTTTTTATAAATAATTAATTAGCTAAAATGTTTAGTTAGGCATCAATATTATTTTAAGCAAAAAAACTAAAGTCTAAATTAATTATGCTACGATCGTCAAAATAGAATCAATATAAAAATCTGATGGGAGTTATGATATTTTTCCCTAAGAATTGACATTGAATTGAATCGTCATTTTACTTATCTTCTATTTTAATAAAAACAAATCACCCTAAGAGTTATAATGTATCTTATTTTAATATTA
This window contains:
- a CDS encoding Hpt domain-containing protein, coding for MDNGNNERIVGYFIEEAKEHLETIEKGILDLSSAVNDEESINELFRAAHSIKGGAAMLNFNSISKTAHRLEDAFKILRDDPIQTDQTLESLFLKAYDILQDLLERLQGPLGLSDDEGEQIMETAEPHFVELLNYIQQLADGEIPVPSVTSASVRASSPSLTAIPSDEVVSQVRQVLQQMLVIFKQDATPSNRQQLQTICDKLGQIAPTENGWQNLIKCAKQAIANPKHSYRLLAPVVIKEVKLAGDCLEVGKGSEIAPSQGLEQLAYSKLPQVLISVDPSIAAETISKIFNREQISKLVNLLQATH
- a CDS encoding glycosyltransferase, with amino-acid sequence MLNKSYFTSIVIVLNNVPKYLDNLLKNVVNQGEQLGEYEVIIINNIPLKKQSQDFTEIIKKYQVINRKNLEFREIYTTILDICQGEILIFFDGNYCPDEDWLEQIINPFQDSKINVVAGEICTVKNDHMFKKLSNLYHKFISKNKFPRNNFYDHQIANIALRKDFIKQQKYLNLTTINPKEISFYYRILREIESEIIYNTSAIVYDYKLDIVDRT
- a CDS encoding Uma2 family endonuclease: MILATPIKTEEKKVYSREEYLILEEKSAEKHEYHNGEIIAMTGGTTNHNILAGKFYALLLSLLDDEQYQIYIGDVRLWIEDYKRYTYPDVMVIKGEPIYEGKGISTVINPILIVEVLSNSTKDYDQNDKFDSYRTLPTFEEYLLIDQYQYYVKQFKKTPQNEWLLKDYRGENAIIKLTSIHIDISLKELYKKVKFNN
- a CDS encoding peptidylprolyl isomerase — encoded protein: MNPSLEVGNIVITQENIFSFLAEKQMIAPLAKEIILDSAIEPIECTPEETAMAEQQFFMQMQLNPQDTEKLKIWLEKNYLTREQLQKRILRGIKLEKYKEKTWGTELQNYYLKRKKQLDKIVYSLIRTRNAGEAQELYFRACEGEKEFTELARQHSQGAEAETGGLIGPVELNVPHPEIAQRLMTSQPGQVLPPCRIGEWVVVLRLEKYIAAQLDQNMRRRLLDELFNSWLSETIQKQVKFNFELPEVLSS
- the glgA gene encoding glycogen synthase GlgA, with the translated sequence MYIVHIASECAPVIKAGGLGDVVYGLSREIENQGHTVEIILPMYDCMRYDHIWGLHDAYKDLFVPWYDSTIHCSVFCGWVHGRLCFFIQPHSEDHFFDRGCYYGQEDDNMRFAFFSKAALEFLFVSNKRPDVIHCHDWQTGLIPVMLYEMYKWHGMANQRVCYTIHNFKHQGICGKEVLKATGLNNDEYYFNYDRLQDNFNPFALNMMKGGIVYSNHVNTVSPHHAWEARYSGVSYGLGHTLELHHYKFNGILNGIDRNIWNPEVDTFIPYQYNIDNLEDKAKNKKALRERLLLKENKKPIVAYIGRLDRQKGVELVHHALYYSLHRNAQFVLLGSATEASINNWFCHEKYYLNNNPDCHLELGFNEELAHLIYAGADIIVVPSDYEPCGLTQMIGLKYGTVPVVRGVGGLIDTVFDKDNDLNHPEEKRNGFVFYQTDYNALESGLERAIGLWHYFPKEFEKLQKQGMNYDYSWKNPAQRYIDLYDFLRHK
- a CDS encoding hybrid sensor histidine kinase/response regulator, with the protein product MIQDDELREIYKISSQEHLEKMETGLLELEKNPNELDSIEELLREAHSLKGDSRIVEVESVENLAHSIEDILGDIKKGKLTLTPNISDRLYETLDAMKKLVHEAVTDEPSDIDVELTLNNLIKSVYGEEETSSIGVEIHITMTEIDPNPVYIEDEELRDIYLVTGIEHVENIQSALEDLKNHWDNYDRFDYLLRELHSLKGDSRIMGIESIAVISSGLEEIMRMAQKGELNIDSYQNVMYPRLKDTLHGIKEIIFESTTGKPSGINPNQLLQILTFKNHDSIVKRRSAIEESFPESNDFLEFDTMDLLDSEESPEITIDIVPETPLIEETPPTAETQIVQQSPPEIKPQSSQKQQKKSANNHNNNKEEPYKIDTIRVQTRHLDALMTQTGELTVTKIRIAHFASQMEQMVNLWEDWKMGKMQNRYRKGNIYTGENDTFENRIETLIQDLKNSANDNSTRLELIADQLESKIKTLRLLPLSNVFSFFPRLVRDLSKQENKEVELVIQGEDTVADKYILELIKDPLLHLIRNSIDHGLETPEERINAGKSPQGTIVLKGYQTSSNIFIEVQDDGRGLDIEKIKETALRRGLYRPDELSAMTRSQIQALIFEPGFSTRTFITEVSGRGVGLDVVKTNVERLKGSIEIISETGKGTTFRLQLGTTLATANVLLVKIFGITHAIPIEFVQTSLLVSPDEIFAIEGKQTINFDNSAVSVAFLSELLELGVSQDNTTVQRSIPCVVIHIGKEQFGLLVDEVTDTQDVVIKPQSKLLKRIRNVSGSTILGTGEVCTILNPQDLLASIQKRNLTGKVARNVDAEKARDRATILLAEDSIATRTQEKRILEGAGFEVVTAVDGLDAWHKIKTRKFDAVVSDIQMPNLNGLEFTTKIRQDHQFSELPVILVSSLASDDDRKRGAEAGANAYIIKGKFNQDILIETIQRLI
- a CDS encoding GspE/PulE family protein, yielding MTQTPISSSAQKQEKLRTALVSPDYFNPFGNKLIQSGYINKDQLRNALVEVRNSKKPLVKVLEQLTQRALSPELVRQYKQHHLFELKILYGVDCVDPESEDIASEHMTELIESIIPIQICRNRKLLPLQRIDGDPPILVIAMVNPDDLQALDDVKKLLRSKGLGLQRIVITEEDYDKLLAKYYVEEKERKKIQEAKNKRKELEQLGDVSSIVDDLGETNLEDGDEEGGDDLASSNEANQAPIIELVNKILIKAIQEGASDIHIEPQEETFRVRLRKDGVLRQYFSLPKHIIPAVTARFKIMGELDISERRLPQDGKIRRKFQGRTVDFRMNTLPSRYGEKVCLRILDNSATQLGLDFLISDQETLEKVRDIASRPFGLILVTGPTGSGKSTSLYSVLAERNDPGVNISTAEDPIEYALPGITQVQVIREKGMNFASILRAFMRQDPDIILVGETRDAETAKTAIEAALTGHLVLTTLHTNDAAGAIARLDEMGVEPFMISGALLGVLAQRLMRRVCSECKEAYHPTREELARFGMSASNEDSVTFYRAKTLNGEALQTANANGTVCLKCGGSGYKGRVGVYEFMVMSERLEKLINQGATTDMIKEAAVEEGMTTILAYSLNLVRQGHTTLEEVERVTFTDSGLESELKAKRKTSLVCSNCDAELEQQWLDCPYCMTPRFSEAK